Proteins from a genomic interval of Zingiber officinale cultivar Zhangliang chromosome 2A, Zo_v1.1, whole genome shotgun sequence:
- the LOC122039808 gene encoding ethylene-responsive transcription factor RAP2-1-like has product MKPESDKAVAAAAEKQRRRRRSRRAEEQRRGSSGEVRYLGVRKRHWGKWVSEIRLPRSRERIWLGSYDAPEKAARAFDAAAFCLRGAAARLNFPDQLPAEFTTAAASQEQIQAAAARHASNQPPPVMEETLPASPALVGEEFLFAHDDFWCELHPVAAGNQRLERPAAAVAEDLEATPDNQEKPVPEKLMEVRDDFYPFAYEDFFSDEFFPVAAQPPDCNEDRIEIFDEFPTLWSF; this is encoded by the coding sequence ATGAAGCCCGAGAGCGACAaggcggtggcggcggcggcggagaaacagaggaggaggaggaggagtaggAGAGCGGAGGAACAGAGGAGGGGCAGCTCCGGCGAGGTACGGTACTTGGGGGTGAGGAAGAGGCACTGGGGGAAGTGGGTGTCGGAGATCCGCCTCCCGCGGAGCCGGGAGAGGATATGGCTCGGTTCTTACGACGCGCCGGAGAAGGCTGCGCGGGCCTTCGACGCGGCCGCGTTCTGTCTCCGCGGCGCCGCAGCTCGGCTCAATTTCCCCGACCAACTCCCGGCCGAATTCACTACGGcggcagcgtcgcaggagcaaaTCCAGGCCGCGGCGGCGCGGCACGCCAGCAATCAGCCCCCGCCGGTGATGGAAGAGACGTTGCCGGCTTCGCCGGCGCTTGTCGGCGAGGAATTCCTTTTTGCGCACGACGATTTCTGGTGCGAATTACATCCGGTGGCTGCGGGGAACCAACGCCTTGAGCGGCCGGCGGCGGCAGTGGCGGAGGACCTGGAGGCGACGCCGGATAACCAGGAGAAGCCGGTGCCGGAGAAGTTAATGGAAGTGCGTGATGATTTTTACCCTTTCGCGTACGAGGACTTCTTCTCCGATGAGTTTTTTCCGGTGGCGGCGCAGCCGCCGGATTGCAACGAGGATCGGATTGAGATCTTTGATGAATTCCCAACTCTTTGGAGCTTCTAG